The Burkholderia mayonis genome window below encodes:
- a CDS encoding DHA2 family efflux MFS transporter permease subunit codes for MAATAPASASPSAEPAPLSGGVLALLTVGLALGTFMEVLDTSIANVAVPTISGSLGVATSEGTWVISSYSVASAIAVPLTGWLARRVGEVRLFTLSVLAFTIASALCGLAENFESLIAFRLLQGLVSGPMVPLSQTILMRSYPPAKRGLALGLWAMTVIVAPIFGPVMGGWITDNYTWPWIFYINLPIGIFSAVCAFFLLRGRETKTTKQRIDAIGLALLVIGVSCLQMMLDLGKDRDWFNSTFITALALIAVVSLAFMLVWESTETEPVVDLSLFKDRNFALGAMIISFGFMAFFGSVVIFPLWLQTVMGYTAGLAGLATAPVGFLALVLSPLIGRNMHRLDLRMVASFAFVVFAVVSIWNSTFTLDVPFNHVILPRLVQGIGVACFFVPMTTITLSSISDERLASASGLSNFLRTLSGAIGTAVSSTFWENDAIYHHARLAESVNVYAQSTVDYQGALAQLGIAGQVSTAQINQIVTQQGFMMATNDFFYISALAFVVLAALVWVTKPKKGAGPAMGH; via the coding sequence ATGGCTGCGACGGCCCCCGCTTCCGCTTCCCCTTCCGCCGAACCGGCGCCGCTGTCGGGCGGCGTGCTCGCGCTGCTGACGGTCGGGCTCGCGCTCGGCACGTTCATGGAGGTGCTCGACACGTCGATCGCGAACGTCGCCGTGCCGACGATTTCCGGCAGTCTCGGCGTCGCGACGAGCGAAGGCACCTGGGTGATCTCGTCGTACTCGGTCGCGTCCGCGATCGCGGTGCCGCTGACCGGCTGGCTCGCGCGGCGGGTCGGCGAGGTCCGGCTCTTCACGCTGTCGGTGCTCGCGTTCACGATCGCGTCCGCGCTCTGCGGCCTCGCGGAAAACTTCGAATCGCTGATCGCGTTCCGGCTGTTGCAGGGCCTCGTGTCCGGCCCGATGGTGCCGCTGTCGCAGACGATCCTGATGCGCAGCTATCCGCCCGCGAAGCGCGGGCTCGCGCTCGGCCTATGGGCGATGACGGTGATCGTCGCGCCGATCTTCGGCCCGGTGATGGGCGGCTGGATCACCGACAACTACACGTGGCCGTGGATCTTCTACATCAATCTGCCGATCGGGATCTTCTCCGCCGTGTGCGCGTTCTTCCTGTTGCGCGGTCGCGAGACGAAGACGACCAAGCAGCGGATCGACGCGATCGGGCTCGCGCTCCTCGTGATCGGCGTGTCGTGCCTGCAGATGATGCTCGACCTCGGCAAGGACCGCGACTGGTTCAATTCCACGTTCATCACCGCGCTCGCGCTGATCGCCGTCGTGTCGCTCGCATTCATGCTCGTTTGGGAGTCGACTGAGACGGAGCCGGTCGTCGATCTGTCGCTTTTCAAGGACCGCAACTTCGCGCTCGGCGCGATGATCATCTCGTTCGGATTCATGGCGTTCTTCGGCTCGGTCGTGATTTTCCCGCTGTGGCTGCAGACCGTGATGGGCTACACGGCGGGCCTGGCCGGCCTCGCAACCGCGCCCGTCGGCTTCCTCGCGCTCGTGCTGTCGCCGCTCATCGGCCGCAACATGCACCGGCTCGACCTGCGGATGGTCGCGAGCTTCGCATTCGTCGTATTCGCCGTCGTGTCGATCTGGAATTCGACGTTCACGCTCGACGTGCCGTTCAACCACGTGATCCTGCCGCGGCTCGTGCAGGGGATCGGCGTCGCGTGCTTCTTCGTGCCGATGACGACGATCACGCTCTCCAGCATCTCCGACGAGCGGCTCGCGAGCGCGTCGGGGCTGTCGAACTTCCTGCGGACGCTGTCGGGCGCGATCGGCACTGCGGTCAGCTCGACGTTTTGGGAAAACGATGCGATCTATCACCACGCGCGCCTCGCGGAATCGGTGAACGTCTATGCGCAGAGCACGGTCGACTACCAGGGCGCGCTCGCGCAGCTCGGCATCGCCGGCCAGGTTTCGACCGCGCAGATCAACCAGATCGTCACGCAGCAGGGCTTCATGATGGCGACCAACGATTTCTTCTACATTTCGGCGCTCGCGTTCGTCGTGCTCGCGGCGCTCGTGTGGGTGACGAAGCCGAAGAAAGGCGCCGGGCCCGCGATGGGGCATTGA
- a CDS encoding MarR family winged helix-turn-helix transcriptional regulator gives MSGLYDPEHIELESSLGYYLTKARQALVERLDRALGPLDLTAQQIGVILLLARGFARTPFELSRKMSYDSGSMTRMLDRLEKKGFVVRARSESDRRVIELALTERGAHAAQALPGLIATELNAQLVGFSPSELALLTDLLRRFIANAPGAADTACAAALRSDDD, from the coding sequence ATGAGCGGCCTTTACGACCCCGAGCACATCGAGCTCGAATCGAGCCTCGGCTATTACCTGACGAAGGCGCGGCAGGCGCTCGTCGAGCGGCTGGATCGCGCGCTCGGCCCGCTCGACCTGACCGCGCAGCAGATCGGCGTGATCCTGCTGCTCGCGCGCGGCTTTGCGCGCACGCCGTTCGAGCTGTCGCGCAAGATGTCGTACGACAGTGGCTCGATGACGCGGATGCTCGACCGGCTCGAGAAGAAGGGTTTCGTCGTGCGCGCGCGCAGCGAATCGGACCGCCGCGTGATCGAGCTCGCGCTGACCGAGCGCGGCGCGCACGCCGCGCAGGCGCTGCCGGGCTTGATCGCGACCGAGCTGAACGCGCAGCTCGTTGGCTTTTCGCCCAGCGAGCTCGCGCTCCTGACGGACCTGCTACGGCGCTTCATCGCGAATGCGCCGGGCGCGGCCGACACCGCGTGCGCGGCGGCGTTGCGGTCGGACGACGATTGA
- a CDS encoding efflux transporter outer membrane subunit has product MSQVPHPRARRALSTAVAVAAAALLAGCAVGPDYHRPDAAIPAAYKEAPPGWKVAQPADRADRGPWWTIYEDPQLNALIDKLNTSNQTVAQYAAAYRQARALVAEARASYFPTLGLTASESRASSALSSSSSASRSTTRTIGNTYSVGLDASWEPDLWGKVSRTVGAQKAGEAAAAADLANARLSAQATLAQTYFQLRAADATQKLLDDTVASYQKSLQLTQNQYAQGVAARSDVIQAQTQLQSAQASAIDNGIARAQYEHAIATLVGEPASTFSLSPMPLTAEPPAMPIDVPSAILERRPDVSAAERRAAAANEQIGVAIAAFFPTLTLSASGGFQSSVWSQLFTLPARFWSVGPQLAATLFDAGLRAAQTEAARATYDQDVATYRAAVLSAFQDVEDNLASQRILEQEIGVQRQAVESAQHALDITLNQYKAGTVGYLNVLTAQTTAFSARQKLATISGQRMVSSVGLVKALGGGWDVAQIARETGGMQAPAPVPASAPAGAPTPAATQPAAAAAAQAATGGGPTTTAAQP; this is encoded by the coding sequence ATGTCGCAAGTCCCACACCCGCGCGCACGCCGCGCGCTGAGCACCGCCGTCGCCGTCGCGGCCGCCGCGCTGCTCGCCGGCTGCGCGGTCGGGCCCGACTATCACCGTCCCGACGCGGCGATTCCCGCCGCATACAAGGAAGCGCCGCCCGGCTGGAAGGTCGCGCAACCGGCCGACCGCGCGGATCGCGGCCCGTGGTGGACGATCTACGAAGATCCGCAACTGAATGCGCTGATCGACAAGCTCAACACGTCGAACCAGACCGTCGCGCAATACGCGGCCGCGTATCGGCAGGCGCGCGCGCTCGTCGCCGAGGCGCGCGCGTCGTATTTCCCGACGCTCGGGCTGACGGCGAGCGAATCGCGCGCGTCGAGCGCGCTGTCGTCGAGCAGCTCGGCGTCGCGCAGCACGACGCGCACGATCGGCAACACGTATAGCGTCGGCCTCGACGCGTCGTGGGAGCCGGACCTGTGGGGCAAGGTGAGCCGCACGGTCGGCGCGCAGAAGGCGGGCGAAGCGGCGGCCGCCGCCGATCTCGCGAACGCGCGGCTGTCCGCGCAGGCGACGCTTGCACAGACCTATTTCCAGCTGCGCGCCGCCGACGCGACACAAAAGCTCCTCGACGACACCGTCGCGTCGTACCAGAAATCGCTGCAACTGACGCAGAATCAGTATGCGCAGGGCGTCGCCGCGCGCTCGGACGTGATCCAGGCGCAGACGCAGCTCCAATCGGCGCAGGCATCCGCGATCGACAACGGAATCGCGCGCGCGCAATACGAGCACGCGATCGCGACGCTCGTCGGCGAGCCCGCATCAACGTTCTCGCTGTCGCCGATGCCGCTCACGGCCGAGCCGCCCGCGATGCCGATCGACGTGCCGTCGGCGATCCTCGAGCGGCGGCCCGACGTCTCCGCCGCCGAACGGCGCGCGGCCGCCGCGAATGAGCAGATCGGCGTCGCGATCGCCGCGTTCTTCCCGACGCTCACGCTGTCGGCGTCGGGCGGCTTCCAGAGCTCGGTGTGGTCACAGCTCTTCACGCTGCCGGCGCGCTTCTGGTCGGTCGGCCCGCAGCTCGCCGCGACGCTGTTCGACGCGGGCCTGCGCGCCGCGCAGACGGAGGCCGCGCGCGCGACCTACGATCAGGACGTCGCCACGTATCGGGCCGCCGTGCTGTCCGCGTTCCAGGACGTCGAGGACAACCTCGCGTCGCAGCGGATCCTCGAACAGGAGATCGGCGTGCAGCGACAGGCGGTCGAGTCCGCGCAGCACGCGCTCGACATCACGCTCAATCAGTACAAGGCGGGCACGGTCGGCTATCTGAACGTGCTGACCGCACAGACGACCGCGTTCAGCGCGCGGCAAAAGCTCGCGACGATCTCCGGGCAGCGGATGGTGTCGTCAGTCGGGCTCGTGAAGGCGCTGGGCGGGGGCTGGGACGTCGCGCAGATCGCGCGCGAGACGGGCGGCATGCAAGCGCCCGCGCCGGTGCCGGCGTCCGCGCCTGCGGGAGCGCCGACGCCAGCGGCGACGCAACCGGCAGCGGCTGCCGCTGCGCAGGCCGCAACCGGCGGCGGTCCGACGACGACGGCCGCGCAACCCTGA
- a CDS encoding type II secretion system protein N, with protein MPMTWPMRIRRLVPWAVVGGLAIFVTLVALLPASWVTPRFARATGGHVNLVDPDGSLWHGSATLVLAPGADRSASTLLPGRVEWRTQFWPLFTGRVRMRLRQTDAMPDAVTLDATLRGAVLSSGSMAVPASLLAGLGTPFNTLDLQGSVRIDWTDWRLFGNDAFGQLTVTITDMSSRVSRVKPLGSYRAVIEARGANSALDLSTLKGPLMMSGQGNFGAMGASFRGTASATPEQRDNLAGLLNLLGHPIGDGAVSLIYGDASR; from the coding sequence ATGCCGATGACCTGGCCGATGCGCATTCGGCGCCTCGTGCCGTGGGCCGTCGTCGGCGGCCTCGCGATTTTCGTCACGCTCGTCGCGCTGCTGCCCGCGTCGTGGGTCACGCCGCGGTTCGCCCGGGCGACGGGCGGCCACGTCAATCTCGTCGACCCGGACGGCTCGCTCTGGCACGGCTCGGCGACACTCGTCCTCGCGCCCGGCGCGGATCGCAGCGCATCGACACTGCTGCCGGGGCGCGTCGAATGGCGCACGCAGTTCTGGCCGCTCTTCACGGGGCGCGTGCGGATGCGGCTGCGCCAGACCGATGCGATGCCCGACGCGGTCACGCTCGACGCGACGCTGCGCGGCGCGGTGCTGTCGTCGGGCTCGATGGCGGTGCCGGCGTCGCTGCTCGCGGGCCTCGGCACGCCGTTCAACACGCTCGATTTGCAAGGCAGCGTGCGGATCGACTGGACCGACTGGCGGCTCTTCGGCAACGACGCGTTCGGCCAGTTGACCGTGACGATCACCGACATGAGCTCGCGCGTGTCGCGCGTGAAGCCGCTCGGGTCGTACCGCGCGGTGATCGAGGCGCGCGGCGCGAATTCGGCGCTCGATCTGTCGACGTTGAAGGGGCCGCTGATGATGTCGGGGCAAGGGAATTTCGGCGCGATGGGCGCGTCGTTCCGCGGCACCGCGAGCGCCACGCCCGAGCAACGCGACAACCTCGCGGGTCTCTTGAATCTGCTCGGCCACCCGATCGGCGACGGCGCGGTGTCGTTGATCTATGGCGACGCGTCGCGCTGA
- the gspM gene encoding type II secretion system protein GspM, whose amino-acid sequence MKTELNETLTQFWEGRTAREKLLLGWGGAVLVVVIAYSALWSPAQEGRAQIQRQLPTMRHELAEMTAQANEARSLAAAAQGVAPTGIALKDALAASLSDHGLAAAAPQIVGGGVQIQLKNASFPAWTQWLDDVRRQFKAQVVEAHVTGLKEDGQVDLTAVLQPASVK is encoded by the coding sequence ATGAAAACGGAATTGAACGAAACGCTGACGCAGTTCTGGGAGGGCCGCACCGCGCGCGAGAAGCTGCTGCTCGGCTGGGGCGGAGCGGTGCTCGTCGTCGTGATCGCGTATTCGGCGCTGTGGTCGCCCGCGCAGGAAGGCCGCGCGCAGATCCAGCGCCAACTGCCGACGATGCGCCACGAGCTCGCGGAGATGACCGCGCAGGCGAACGAGGCGCGCTCGCTCGCGGCCGCCGCGCAGGGCGTCGCGCCGACGGGCATCGCGCTGAAGGATGCGCTCGCCGCGTCGCTGTCCGATCACGGGCTCGCCGCGGCGGCGCCGCAGATCGTCGGCGGCGGCGTGCAGATCCAGCTGAAGAACGCGTCGTTCCCCGCGTGGACGCAGTGGCTCGACGACGTGCGCCGCCAGTTCAAGGCGCAGGTCGTCGAAGCGCACGTGACCGGGCTCAAGGAAGACGGCCAGGTCGATCTGACGGCGGTGCTGCAGCCGGCGTCGGTCAAGTGA
- the gspL gene encoding type II secretion system protein GspL has product MSTLIVLLPPREPAVPLQEWQWPELPFALVDKSGHTQRAGRASLSLLPQAATTVLVVAARDLLMLEQTVPPLKGPRLKQALPNIIEDQLIQDPQGCHIAVDPAALDGGRRVLAVIDRAWFKFIVDAFTAAGHRHLRAVPVTRCLPLPTRREAAEVVAEAEIAHELQAGHEAAAGKASDGHAAAKGAAADAVKPPESIVAVALGLAATASAPSLAEESATLLPETAAAPRVELALALARGALGEGFAAPVSTAVMTLEALANGTPLELYELGEPGAEPQLASVRPLDDKRLLPGAAIWPFDALVRRALDARFDLCQFEFEFAPWRFDRATLTRVRVPLALAAVSLAVAVIGMNAHWWKLARERDALSAQITETLLSAFPKTTTVLDPAAQMTRQLDRLRIAAGELSPNDFLSLASGLARSLGPLPPNGIASLDYHDRRLDVGFKPEIKVDPDFAQRLARNGLSGEIDSSTGKWTIRSRS; this is encoded by the coding sequence TTGAGCACGTTGATTGTCCTATTGCCGCCGCGCGAGCCGGCCGTGCCGTTGCAGGAATGGCAATGGCCCGAGCTGCCGTTCGCGCTCGTCGACAAGAGCGGCCACACGCAGCGCGCGGGCCGCGCGTCGCTGTCGCTGCTGCCGCAGGCGGCGACGACGGTGCTCGTCGTCGCCGCGCGCGACCTACTGATGCTCGAGCAGACCGTGCCGCCCCTGAAGGGGCCGAGACTGAAGCAGGCGCTGCCGAACATCATCGAGGATCAGTTGATCCAGGATCCGCAGGGCTGCCACATCGCCGTCGACCCGGCGGCGCTCGACGGCGGACGCCGCGTGCTCGCCGTGATCGATCGCGCGTGGTTCAAGTTCATCGTCGACGCGTTCACCGCGGCGGGACATCGCCATCTGCGCGCGGTGCCCGTCACGCGCTGCCTGCCGCTGCCGACGCGGCGCGAAGCGGCGGAGGTCGTGGCCGAAGCCGAGATCGCGCACGAGCTGCAAGCGGGGCATGAAGCTGCCGCCGGCAAGGCGAGCGACGGCCACGCAGCCGCCAAAGGCGCGGCGGCGGACGCCGTGAAGCCGCCCGAATCGATCGTCGCGGTCGCGCTCGGTCTTGCCGCGACGGCGAGCGCGCCGTCGCTCGCCGAAGAATCGGCGACGCTGCTGCCGGAAACGGCCGCCGCGCCGCGCGTCGAGCTCGCGCTCGCGCTCGCCCGCGGCGCGCTCGGCGAGGGCTTCGCCGCGCCGGTGTCGACCGCGGTGATGACGCTCGAGGCGCTCGCGAACGGCACGCCGCTCGAGCTCTACGAGTTGGGCGAGCCGGGCGCCGAGCCGCAACTCGCGTCGGTGCGGCCGCTCGACGACAAGCGTCTGTTGCCGGGCGCCGCGATCTGGCCGTTCGACGCGCTCGTGCGCCGCGCGCTCGATGCGCGCTTCGACCTTTGCCAGTTCGAATTCGAGTTCGCGCCGTGGCGCTTCGACCGCGCGACCCTCACGCGCGTGCGCGTGCCGCTCGCGCTCGCGGCGGTATCGCTCGCGGTCGCGGTGATCGGGATGAACGCGCACTGGTGGAAGCTTGCGCGCGAACGCGACGCGCTGTCCGCGCAGATCACCGAGACGCTCTTGTCAGCGTTCCCGAAGACGACGACGGTGCTCGATCCGGCCGCGCAGATGACGCGCCAGCTCGACCGGCTGCGGATCGCGGCGGGCGAGCTGTCGCCGAACGATTTCCTGTCGCTCGCGAGCGGCCTCGCGCGCTCGCTCGGGCCGCTGCCGCCGAACGGCATCGCATCGCTCGATTATCACGATCGCCGGCTCGACGTCGGCTTCAAGCCCGAGATCAAGGTCGATCCGGACTTCGCCCAGCGCCTCGCGCGCAACGGCCTGTCAGGCGAGATCGACAGCAGCACGGGCAAGTGGACCATTCGGAGCCGCTCATGA
- the gspK gene encoding type II secretion system minor pseudopilin GspK has protein sequence MRASALLARLASLRRARAPRAAHTACTSRAPRLPSGAGVRAGKRTRAGNRAGARRERGVAIINALLVVALSAILVSGMLWRQQVQVRRIENQRLLAQAQWVARGALDWTRMVLRSEGDTAPGITYLGGIWAVPIAKTKLSDFLGRIGVTDAAEGADTYLSGSIEDAQAKFNLRNLVSSPAPGALQLNAAQVQTFQRLLSTLGLDQQLAKIVARHVRAGLKQSATRFQAAQLPGAASGVPIPLPDGGTESGGNFTDEPGLAGGEGRGPAPLMMTSVDSLLDVEGFTPEMVERLRPFVTVLPTVTPVNLNTAPAEVIAALVPGMSVSSAQALVSRRETVFFRNVGDVQLALRGAGAPNVSLESSQIDVTSSYFIVHGRIEHDRAVVDRTSLVYRDPTTHTTRIVRIRDQL, from the coding sequence ATGCGCGCGTCCGCCCTCCTCGCTCGTCTTGCTTCGCTTCGCCGCGCGCGCGCGCCGCGCGCGGCGCATACCGCGTGCACGTCGCGCGCGCCACGGTTGCCGAGCGGCGCGGGTGTCCGAGCGGGCAAGCGCACCCGCGCAGGCAACCGCGCCGGCGCCCGCCGCGAGCGCGGCGTCGCGATCATCAACGCGCTTCTGGTCGTCGCGCTGTCGGCGATCCTCGTGTCCGGGATGCTGTGGCGCCAGCAGGTGCAGGTGCGCCGGATCGAGAACCAGCGGCTGCTCGCGCAGGCGCAATGGGTCGCGCGCGGCGCGCTCGACTGGACCCGGATGGTGCTGCGCTCCGAAGGCGACACCGCGCCCGGCATCACCTATCTCGGCGGGATCTGGGCTGTGCCGATCGCGAAGACGAAGCTGTCGGATTTTCTCGGCCGCATCGGCGTGACCGACGCGGCCGAAGGCGCGGACACCTATCTGTCCGGCTCGATCGAGGACGCGCAGGCGAAGTTCAATCTGCGCAACCTCGTGTCGTCGCCCGCGCCCGGCGCGTTGCAATTGAACGCGGCGCAGGTGCAGACGTTCCAGCGCCTTCTGTCGACGCTCGGGCTCGACCAGCAGCTCGCGAAGATCGTCGCGCGCCACGTGCGCGCGGGGCTCAAGCAATCCGCGACGCGCTTCCAGGCGGCCCAACTGCCGGGCGCCGCGAGCGGCGTGCCCATTCCGCTGCCGGACGGCGGCACCGAGAGCGGCGGCAATTTCACCGATGAGCCGGGCCTCGCGGGCGGCGAAGGCCGCGGGCCCGCGCCGCTGATGATGACGAGCGTCGATTCGCTGCTCGACGTCGAAGGCTTCACGCCGGAAATGGTCGAGCGGCTGCGCCCGTTCGTCACCGTGCTGCCGACGGTGACGCCCGTCAATCTGAACACCGCGCCCGCCGAGGTGATCGCGGCGCTCGTGCCGGGGATGTCGGTGTCGTCCGCGCAGGCGCTCGTGTCGCGGCGCGAGACCGTGTTTTTCCGCAATGTCGGCGATGTGCAGCTCGCGCTGCGCGGCGCCGGCGCGCCGAATGTGAGTCTCGAATCGAGCCAGATCGACGTCACGTCCAGCTATTTCATCGTGCATGGCCGGATCGAGCACGATCGTGCAGTCGTCGATCGCACGTCGCTCGTGTATCGTGATCCGACCACGCACACGACGCGCATCGTGCGCATTCGCGATCAGCTATAA
- a CDS encoding PulJ/GspJ family protein has product MKPAVRSERRAPRGRPPQGRRRAFLGGAPRDVRGFTLIEMMIAITILAVIAILSWRGLDQIIRGREKVSAAMEDERVFSQMFDQMRIDARRAATDDEAGQPAVRVAGDTLQIVRELDAPGAAPRLQVVRYRISNGRVVRYASPPIGDVNALRDAVRGGDTEGWSSVPLMRGVGMINARLYVPKVGWTTSMPDADSALEQNNNALKVPLLGNAPPPRAVTGLEVSIGATSLRVPITRIFLIGE; this is encoded by the coding sequence ATGAAACCAGCCGTTCGCTCTGAGCGCCGCGCGCCCCGCGGGCGGCCTCCTCAGGGGAGGCGGCGCGCATTCCTAGGGGGCGCGCCTCGGGACGTCCGCGGCTTCACGCTGATCGAAATGATGATCGCGATCACGATCCTCGCGGTGATCGCGATCCTGTCGTGGCGCGGGCTCGACCAGATCATCCGCGGCCGCGAGAAGGTGTCGGCCGCGATGGAGGACGAGCGCGTGTTCTCGCAGATGTTCGACCAGATGCGCATCGACGCGCGCCGCGCCGCGACCGACGACGAAGCGGGCCAGCCCGCCGTGCGCGTCGCGGGCGACACGCTGCAGATCGTGCGCGAGCTCGACGCGCCGGGCGCGGCGCCGCGTCTGCAGGTCGTGCGCTACCGGATCTCGAACGGCCGCGTCGTGCGCTATGCGTCGCCGCCGATCGGCGACGTCAACGCGTTGCGCGACGCGGTGCGCGGCGGCGACACCGAAGGCTGGAGCTCGGTGCCGCTGATGCGCGGCGTCGGCATGATCAACGCGCGCCTGTACGTACCGAAGGTCGGCTGGACGACCAGCATGCCCGACGCCGACAGCGCGCTCGAGCAGAACAACAACGCGCTCAAGGTGCCGCTCCTCGGCAATGCGCCGCCGCCGCGTGCGGTGACGGGGCTCGAGGTCAGCATCGGCGCGACGTCGCTGCGCGTGCCGATCACGCGCATCTTTCTGATCGGGGAGTGA
- the gspI gene encoding type II secretion system minor pseudopilin GspI, protein MTMRAHAFPRSPVRSRGFTMIEVLVALAIIAVALAASIRAVGSMATGASDLHTRLLAGWSADNALAQLRLAHAWPDIGTQTFDCSQGNVALTCTQRVSSTPNPVFRRVEIAVSMNGRAGVLAQMVTVVANETSRSL, encoded by the coding sequence CTGACGATGCGCGCCCACGCTTTCCCCCGCTCGCCCGTGCGTTCGCGCGGCTTCACGATGATCGAGGTGCTCGTCGCGCTCGCGATCATCGCGGTCGCGCTCGCGGCATCGATCCGCGCGGTCGGCTCGATGGCGACGGGCGCATCCGATCTTCACACGCGCCTCCTGGCCGGCTGGAGCGCGGACAACGCGCTCGCGCAGCTGCGCCTCGCGCACGCGTGGCCCGACATCGGCACGCAGACGTTCGACTGCTCGCAGGGCAACGTCGCGCTCACCTGCACGCAGCGCGTGAGTTCGACGCCGAATCCGGTGTTCCGGCGCGTCGAGATCGCGGTGTCGATGAACGGCCGCGCCGGCGTGCTCGCGCAGATGGTCACGGTGGTCGCGAATGAAACCAGCCGTTCGCTCTGA
- a CDS encoding GspH/FimT family pseudopilin, which produces MYALPGTSSVFGTRRHAGGSRGRFAGAFLGISVEASFGRSTGTSFGHATGASSDRRTVTSFGRRARGFTLLEMLVVLVIAGILVSVASLTLRRNPRTDLREEAQRVALLFETAGDEAQVRARPIAWRATDHGFRFDIRTGDGWRPLRDDVLRARNWDGGVTGAAIDYPGSDTHTDAVVFGTESIDVPVRVTLYSAVGSATIVGTGNGRYEVR; this is translated from the coding sequence ATGTACGCACTGCCCGGCACGTCTTCCGTTTTCGGTACGCGGCGTCACGCGGGGGGTTCCCGCGGTCGATTCGCGGGGGCTTTTCTCGGGATTTCCGTAGAGGCTTCCTTCGGTCGCTCGACGGGGACTTCGTTCGGGCATGCCACGGGGGCTTCCTCCGATCGCCGCACGGTGACTTCCTTCGGGCGCCGCGCGCGGGGCTTCACGCTGCTCGAAATGCTCGTCGTGCTCGTGATCGCGGGCATCCTCGTGTCGGTCGCGTCGCTGACGCTCAGGCGCAACCCGCGCACCGATCTGCGCGAGGAAGCGCAGCGCGTCGCGCTCCTGTTCGAGACGGCGGGCGACGAGGCGCAGGTGCGCGCGCGCCCGATCGCGTGGCGCGCCACCGATCACGGCTTTCGCTTCGACATCCGCACAGGCGACGGCTGGCGTCCGCTGCGTGACGACGTACTGCGCGCGCGCAACTGGGACGGCGGCGTGACGGGCGCCGCGATCGACTATCCCGGCTCCGACACGCACACCGACGCCGTCGTGTTCGGCACCGAAAGCATCGACGTGCCGGTGCGCGTCACGCTCTATTCCGCGGTCGGCAGCGCGACGATCGTCGGCACCGGCAACGGCCGCTACGAGGTGCGCTGA
- the gspG gene encoding type II secretion system major pseudopilin GspG: MQTWITRRSQAARRQRGFTLIEIMVVVAILGILAALIVPKIMSRPDEARRIAAKQDIGTIMQALKLYRLDNGRYPTQDQGLTALIQKPSTDPIPNNWKDGGYLERLPNDPWGNAYKYLNPGVHGEIDVFSYGADGKEGGDGNDSDIGSWQ, encoded by the coding sequence ATGCAAACGTGGATCACTCGCCGTTCTCAGGCAGCACGCCGTCAACGCGGCTTCACGCTGATCGAGATCATGGTCGTGGTGGCGATTCTCGGCATTCTCGCGGCGCTCATCGTGCCGAAGATCATGAGCCGTCCCGATGAAGCGCGCCGGATCGCAGCGAAGCAGGACATCGGCACGATCATGCAGGCGCTCAAGCTGTATCGCCTCGACAACGGCCGCTATCCGACCCAGGATCAGGGCCTGACCGCGCTGATCCAGAAGCCGTCCACCGATCCGATCCCGAACAACTGGAAGGACGGCGGCTATCTCGAGCGCCTGCCGAACGATCCGTGGGGCAACGCGTACAAGTACCTGAACCCGGGCGTGCACGGCGAGATCGACGTGTTCAGCTACGGCGCCGACGGCAAGGAAGGCGGCGACGGCAACGATTCCGACATCGGCTCATGGCAATGA